One genomic segment of Gottschalkia acidurici 9a includes these proteins:
- a CDS encoding protein kinase family protein — MLNKIGEGRYGVCFLAKLKGERVVVKKNKTNFFKRYYEKNKFEPIILSRLDHKSIPKLIDIIDEKSFKGIVIEEKTGYTVEHMLFKQKYSFSKKEIYNIGKQLIQIINYLHKNNIVHRDIRIPNIIVNEGTVSLIDFGLARFIDNKIYTRDIDFSYLGDLLLYLLYSSIEVKEDKKIPWYDELPISNDEKLFLKKLLRLEEPYKTIEKIEYDFLNLYKI, encoded by the coding sequence ATATTAAATAAGATTGGTGAAGGTAGATATGGGGTATGCTTTTTAGCTAAATTAAAAGGAGAAAGGGTTGTAGTTAAAAAAAATAAGACTAACTTTTTTAAGCGATACTATGAAAAGAATAAATTTGAGCCTATTATTCTTTCAAGACTAGATCATAAATCTATCCCTAAACTAATTGATATAATCGATGAAAAAAGTTTTAAGGGTATAGTGATAGAAGAAAAGACAGGATATACGGTTGAACATATGCTTTTTAAACAAAAATATAGTTTTTCAAAAAAAGAGATTTATAATATTGGAAAACAGCTTATACAAATAATAAATTATCTTCATAAGAACAATATAGTCCATAGAGATATTAGAATACCGAATATTATCGTAAATGAAGGTACAGTTTCACTTATTGATTTTGGTCTAGCAAGATTTATAGATAATAAAATATACACAAGAGACATTGACTTTTCATACTTAGGAGACTTATTATTATACTTATTATATTCTTCAATAGAAGTAAAAGAAGATAAAAAAATCCCTTGGTATGATGAGCTACCCATATCTAATGACGAAAAGCTTTTTTTGAAAAAGCTACTGAGATTAGAAGAACCATATAAAACTATTGAAAAAATAGAATATGATTTTTTGAATTTATATAAAATTTAA
- a CDS encoding YncE family protein, with translation MEECKNKLIVANTGSNSISIIDIEKDEKVEEMYIGEENVGPHELVNKDDERVYLVNSYNNSIYKINIEKKEIEDIVFVGRYPTHIETINGSMYVVCSDSNVVTIVDEKNFSVIGSISVGEKPHDIKIESNNKKIFITNHNGYSINTIDLERNIEAKITLDCNPFHLAIIDGLMFVLCHGNKNSQIKVIDLDDEILEKSIEIDGIVVDMVKIDGEDIIYVTNAENGCLYKVDYNKEVILEKYIIGGMLNNIVCSGDRLYISDTLNNMIIVFKYDSEEITSKISVGLEPSGLLLR, from the coding sequence TTGGAGGAGTGCAAAAACAAGTTGATAGTGGCTAATACGGGGAGTAACTCTATATCTATTATAGATATAGAAAAAGATGAAAAAGTTGAAGAAATGTATATAGGGGAAGAAAATGTAGGGCCTCATGAGCTAGTAAACAAAGACGACGAAAGAGTATATCTAGTAAATTCTTATAACAATAGTATATATAAAATAAATATTGAAAAAAAGGAGATAGAGGATATAGTATTTGTGGGAAGATACCCTACACACATTGAAACTATAAATGGAAGTATGTATGTTGTATGTAGTGACTCCAATGTGGTAACTATAGTAGATGAGAAAAATTTTAGTGTCATAGGCAGTATATCTGTTGGGGAAAAGCCACACGATATAAAAATAGAGAGTAACAATAAAAAAATATTTATTACTAATCATAATGGGTACAGTATAAATACTATAGATTTGGAAAGAAATATAGAAGCAAAGATTACTCTAGACTGTAATCCATTTCACTTAGCTATAATTGATGGACTTATGTTCGTACTCTGCCATGGAAATAAAAATAGTCAAATAAAAGTAATAGATTTAGACGATGAAATATTAGAAAAAAGCATAGAAATAGATGGAATAGTTGTAGATATGGTAAAGATAGACGGAGAGGACATAATATATGTCACTAATGCTGAAAATGGATGTTTATATAAAGTAGATTATAATAAAGAAGTTATATTAGAAAAATATATAATAGGGGGTATGCTTAATAATATAGTATGCAGTGGAGATCGATTATATATCTCAGATACATTAAATAATATGATAATAGTATTTAAATATGACTCAGAAGAAATAACTTCTAAAATTAGTGTAGGGTTAGAGCCAAGTGGTTTACTTTTACGATGA